GGTCCGCTGTGTCGATGTTTTGAAATCGGCTTTTCTTTTTGACAAGGAGAGTGCGCACTACCAGCTCGCTAAACAGATTCAGGGTGTGGCCGGTATCGAAAGCAGAGACAAGCTGTTCAATCTGCTGGTCAGGTTGGGAGTCTGGGACAGGAATGTCAACCTGGAGTTCCTCACCAACCATATTACCGAGGATTTCCCGGATGCCGTCAAGGAGCTGGCTGAAAAAAAACTAAAGGAAGCATTCTACTCCAAGCCCAGGCCGACGGGCGGTAGACAGCGCAAGGATTTGACAGACATTCCCCTCATCACCATCGACGGCCAGGCGACCTTGGACTTCGACGATGCATTGAGCTTGGAGACGATCGACGGCCATTACCGGCTGGGCATTCACATATCGGATGTGGCGCATTTTATAAAAAAGGACGACGCCATCGACCGTGAAGCGTGCAACCGGGCAAGCTCCATATACACCCCTGATCAAAAAATCCCCATGCTGCCCACTCCGCTGGCAGAGGGCCTCTGCAGTCTGCGGGCGGACGAGATCAGGCCGGCCATCAGCGTTCTCGTCAAATTGACGCCTTCCGCCGAAATCATGGATTACGACGTGGTGGCGAGCCTGATAAAGGTTAAAAAACAGCTTTCCTACTATGATGCAAACATGTTGGCCGAAGAGGACAAGGAAATTCAGGCGCTTGTCAATGTCGCCAGCAAATTCAGACAGCGCCGACTCTCCCAGGGGGCGCTCCAGATAACCCTTCCGGAGATAAACATCTGGATAAACGACGAAGGCGAACCAATGCTCAACAGGGTCAACCGGGAGAGCCCTGCCCGGATGCTTGTTTCCGAACTGATGATCATGGCCAACTGGTTGATGGCCAAGTTTCTGGAAAAAAACGGGGTGCCGGCAGTCTTTCGCTCACAGCCGCCGCCCAGGGAGCGCCTGTACCGAAATAACGAGGGCAGCCTCTATCAGAACTGGATGCAGCGAAAACTGTTGAGCCGTTTTTCGCTGGGAACCGCTTCCCAGCACCATTCCGGGTTGGGGCTGGATGCATACGTAACGGCAACATCCCCTATCCGCAAATATTTCGACCTGGTAACGCAGCGGCAGATACGGTCCGTTTTGGCAATGGACGACGCCTATCTGCCGCAGGAGATTCAGACGATCATCCAAACCGTGGCACAATCCATGGGCGGCGTCTCTAGAATGCAACACAGTCGCAACCGGTATTGGCTGCTTAAGTATCTCGAGAAAAAAACCGGAGAAAAAACCGAGGCCGTGGTCCTGGGGCGACGAAGAAACAGTTATCTCATCCTGCTGAAGGAATACATGGTCGAGTGCAGCCTGCCCCTTTCGCAAGGCATCGAACTGAAGCCCGAAGATCTGGTGCAGGTAACGCTGCAGCACGCCAACGCGAGAAACGATATGCTGTCGGTTTATATTGGATGACCTTTATCCCACGGTTGTTCAGCCACGGGATGAACGGCGAATCACGCTGTCGGCTTTGGCGGGGGCGAACCCCTGCTGCGCATAACATCGTTTCTGAGCGGTGAGGAATGCCGGAATATGAAGCACAACCTGATTGTTCATTGTTTGCTCGTTGTTTTTTTCCTTACGCTTTCAACGGCCGTGGCAAGCGAAACCGTGGAACCGGTTGGAAATATCACTTCCATGAAAGGCCGGTTGCAGGTGAAAAAAAAGGATGGCCGGGTGTGGCTCGATGCCGAACCGGACCAGGGTGTGTTTTATGGCGATGCCATCCGCACCGGGGATGAAAGTGAAGGCATCGTCACCCTGGTCGACGAAAGCGTTATCAGGGTTCACGCGAACAGCCAGATCATAGTGAACACCATTATCTCACCTCTGGAAAAGAAAAATTCGATTCTGTTGTTTTTCGGGAGGGTGTGGAATAAAATCAGCAAAAAGGCGCTGCGCAGAAAACTGTTCGAGGTGCAAACGCCGACCGCGGTTTGTGGGGTGCGCGGCACGGACTTCGAGACGGGGGCCTATGAGGACGGCACGACCCTGGTGCGGGTGAACAGCGGCGAGGTGAGCGTCGGCAATGAAGCCCACCGTACCATGGTGGGCGCAAACCAGGGAACCCGCCTTTCCTACGAAGACCGCGAGATCAGAATCGAAACAGGCTTCCAGCCGGACTGGGAGGCGAGCAGCGCAGCGGGCCGCAAAAACCTCTTTGCCGATGGTGAAAAATATGGCACATATGTCAACTCTGAAATTTACAGGCAGCGGGATTACCTGAAAAGCCTGGTGGCTCGGGTTGCGGACTTGTCGGAAGAAAAAAAACGTGTCAAGACTGCCGCCGAAACCGCTCGGAGAAAAGGCGACGATGCCGCCTACACAGCCCGGGAGAGGGAGCTCGAACAAATCAATCGGGAATTGGGCGACCTCAACAAAAAAATTGCCTACACCGGCGGAAGGCTCGAGTGCCAGTTCGGTCTGTTTTCCCACTACGGCTACCTGGCAAAGGACCCGGAGCTTTCCCGCTACTTCAACGGAAAGGAATTCATCCTCAAACAATTGGACAATATCGAGATGATTCAGGCTGAGTTCGATGCCATGATCGAAGAGGGGATGAAGATGTCCATGGAGGACATGGAAGACTTGATGGATGAGATGCGACAGAAGGTTCGGGATCATAAAACCAGCAAAAAAGATGATCTCTTCAACCAACTGTAACATCGCTGGAAGCGATGTTATTAAACGCGGCTGCGCCGCTGGAAAAAACACTTCTTTAATAAAACCTAGATCGAGCGATTTTCGGGTTTGCCGCGGGTGCGGTGAACCCCTAAAATCCCGACTTGTCCGGCGAAGCTCAAAGAGCGAAGACTGAAGGTTTTCAAATTTTAAGAACTCAAATAGATTTTATCCTTTGAAAATATGATCATTTTTATCATTCTTAAAATTTGAAACGCTCAACTTAGGTAAAATGTAGGATAGCAACATTATGGGCATCCAGGAAAGAAAAGAGCGTGAAAGGGAAAGGCGGCGTCAGCAGATCATCGTTGCCGCCAAAAGGGTTTTTACGGAAAGAGGCTTCAACAGAGCCACAATGGAAGACATTGCCAAGGAGGCGGAGCTCAGCCCCGGAACGCTCTATTTGTATTTCAAAAACAAGGAAGAGCTTTACGCCTCGCTGTCCCTGCGCATTCTCCAGTATCTGGGCATAAGGATCGACCATGTGGAAAATGAAGGGGATTCGGATCCGTTGGCCAAGCTGGACAAACTCATCGAGGCCATGTACGACGTGTACGATTTCGACCCCATGATGATCATCAGCATGTTTCATCTGCAGTCGAGCGAGACCCTGAAAAACCTGTCGCCTCGATTGAAGGCGGAGATCAATAGCCTGTCGAAAAAATCGATCGCCTCCATTGCAGATATTTTCGAGGAGGGCATCGAAAAAGGCGTGGTCGTCGATCGGCACCCGATGGCGCTGGCCGATACGTTCTGGTCGCTGTTTTCAGGGATCATCCTGTGGGAGTCGAGTAAAAAAATCATCGACGGCAGGAAGGACTACCTAAAAGAAACCCTGAAGACCGCGTTTGGCATATTCCGCCAAGGTATCATCGTAGCTGATTGAAGCAAGCCCCTCTTCAAGGGTAGTGCCTTCACTCGGATGGGCAATGCGGCTACGCCCGTTCCCGCCCGGTTTTCGTTACACCCACCTGAATCGCGATGGCGGCCGCATTTCCTGCCGTTTGCTGCAGGGAATGTTCAAGATAGACGTTTTATCGAGGACGATTGTCAAAAGCCTGTTTCGTTGGCAATTGGCCGGGGGCAATTGGTGTTTTCCGCTTGACTCTACAATGCGTTTTCCTTATAGTGCTGCTTTATAAAAATACCAAAAAATTCAGACGCTATTAGAAGCCGTTCTAAAAATAGGACGTTGGCTCAAAGTCAAGGCGGCTTTTAGTTATAACCCGCAGGAATAGGTGGCGTATGTTGAGACCTGGAAGTGAAAACCGACACAGAGACTGGGCCAAAAGATATTGTTGAGATCGTTTCTATTTACCGGAAGGCTCTAATGAAGTTTTTAACGGCTGTAGCCAAATGGATCGACACCCTGAACGAATGGGTGGGCCGCGGGGTGGCCTGGATTACCCTGGGCCTCGTGCTGGTGGTTTTCGCCGATGTGGTTATGCGCTACCTGTTCAACACCAGTTTCGTTTTCACCCAGGAACTGGAATGGCACCTGTTTGCATTCATTTTTCTGATCGGGGGCGGTTACACCCTTCTGCACGACGGGCACGTCCGCGTGGATATTATCTACCAACGCTTGGGTTTCAAGGGCAAGGCCTGGGTGAACCTGATCGGTGTCATTCTGTTTCTGATACCCGGTTGCGCCATGATTATCACAACGTCCTTCAAATTTGCGTATACATCGTTTTCCATTATGGAAGGGTCGCCGGACCCCGGGGGCATCCCGTTCCGCTTCGTTCTCAAGGGGTGTATCACCGTCGGGTTCATCCTGCTGCTCTTGCAGGGGATTTCACTGGGGCTTCACAGTCTGCTGCAAATACTGAACGTTGAGAAGCCAGAGGAGGCGGCCTGATGGACTATTTAGCCGCCTGGATGTTTCTGGCACTGACAATTCTGCTTCTGGCCGGTTTCCCGGTGACCTTTACACTGCTGGGAACGGCACTGA
Above is a window of Deltaproteobacteria bacterium DNA encoding:
- a CDS encoding RNB domain-containing ribonuclease, with translation MESGNVVEFIESQKIMCAVVLEIKKLRLRLLTETNREVKMPVSRLSHKCDSYLDLSMGRDKLVASLKKIADRRSALIGSIDVKELWEILNTEQEWIDLQTMTEFCFSGSPTQDHESAVVRAFFNDRHYFKFKGDQFFPLTEEQVCKLDAREKKEAERARFIEASGRWVKRLLEAEALPAISSLDTEKVRCVDVLKSAFLFDKESAHYQLAKQIQGVAGIESRDKLFNLLVRLGVWDRNVNLEFLTNHITEDFPDAVKELAEKKLKEAFYSKPRPTGGRQRKDLTDIPLITIDGQATLDFDDALSLETIDGHYRLGIHISDVAHFIKKDDAIDREACNRASSIYTPDQKIPMLPTPLAEGLCSLRADEIRPAISVLVKLTPSAEIMDYDVVASLIKVKKQLSYYDANMLAEEDKEIQALVNVASKFRQRRLSQGALQITLPEINIWINDEGEPMLNRVNRESPARMLVSELMIMANWLMAKFLEKNGVPAVFRSQPPPRERLYRNNEGSLYQNWMQRKLLSRFSLGTASQHHSGLGLDAYVTATSPIRKYFDLVTQRQIRSVLAMDDAYLPQEIQTIIQTVAQSMGGVSRMQHSRNRYWLLKYLEKKTGEKTEAVVLGRRRNSYLILLKEYMVECSLPLSQGIELKPEDLVQVTLQHANARNDMLSVYIG
- a CDS encoding TetR/AcrR family transcriptional regulator, which encodes MGIQERKERERERRRQQIIVAAKRVFTERGFNRATMEDIAKEAELSPGTLYLYFKNKEELYASLSLRILQYLGIRIDHVENEGDSDPLAKLDKLIEAMYDVYDFDPMMIISMFHLQSSETLKNLSPRLKAEINSLSKKSIASIADIFEEGIEKGVVVDRHPMALADTFWSLFSGIILWESSKKIIDGRKDYLKETLKTAFGIFRQGIIVAD
- a CDS encoding FecR family protein; its protein translation is MKHNLIVHCLLVVFFLTLSTAVASETVEPVGNITSMKGRLQVKKKDGRVWLDAEPDQGVFYGDAIRTGDESEGIVTLVDESVIRVHANSQIIVNTIISPLEKKNSILLFFGRVWNKISKKALRRKLFEVQTPTAVCGVRGTDFETGAYEDGTTLVRVNSGEVSVGNEAHRTMVGANQGTRLSYEDREIRIETGFQPDWEASSAAGRKNLFADGEKYGTYVNSEIYRQRDYLKSLVARVADLSEEKKRVKTAAETARRKGDDAAYTARERELEQINRELGDLNKKIAYTGGRLECQFGLFSHYGYLAKDPELSRYFNGKEFILKQLDNIEMIQAEFDAMIEEGMKMSMEDMEDLMDEMRQKVRDHKTSKKDDLFNQL
- a CDS encoding TRAP transporter small permease subunit, which produces MKFLTAVAKWIDTLNEWVGRGVAWITLGLVLVVFADVVMRYLFNTSFVFTQELEWHLFAFIFLIGGGYTLLHDGHVRVDIIYQRLGFKGKAWVNLIGVILFLIPGCAMIITTSFKFAYTSFSIMEGSPDPGGIPFRFVLKGCITVGFILLLLQGISLGLHSLLQILNVEKPEEAA